The Aspergillus fumigatus Af293 chromosome 5, whole genome shotgun sequence nucleotide sequence AACGTCAGAGCCTTAGGTGCTCCGTGGACGCCGCCATGGACCATTGCTGCTTGGTTCCGCGGCCAGAAAAGACGAACTTCAGCAAAAGCTCTTACCTCCCATGAAGGATTGATCAAGGCTTGGCTGGCATAATTGAGCATTTTCACAGGCAGTTTAATGACCGATCTTCCAATTTCTGCCTGCTTTGGCCAGTAGCCTTCGAAATCGCAGTTGTCGTCACAACAACAGCTCCTGTGGCGTTCTTTTTTTACCCCCACATCCATTCCCCGCTGTGCTCGAGACATGATCTCTTGCCATCCCAATGGCTACAGGAAAGGCCGAGCCTTCGACACATAGTGAGATTCCGAGCTCCTCTCCGCCATCGAGAGGGGTGGACACTCCTTTGGAAGACGTtcagaagagagaaaagcagATGGTTGCGTCCTTCCGACCCCCTCACCAGAGATCGGTGAATCCTTTCGTCATTAAAGATCGGCTGGAGGAAAGGCAGCTGGGGATATCAACTCGGACCCTTTGCGTTAATGATTTTACGCTAATCAAAACACTTGGTACTGGTAAGTCTCGACGCAAGTGGCGAGGTCTGCAGTGCGCCATGTTGACACCGCTGGGGTGCATCCAGGTACCTTTGCTCGGGTGTGGCTGGCGAAATTCAAAGACGAAACGATCCGGCGGGACAATGTGTACGCGCTAAAGGTTTTACGCAAAGCAGATGGTGAGGATGCATGTGCAAGCTTCTATCCGCATCTTTGGCCGGGCTGACGGGCGAGATTCTGGGATTATAGTGATCAAGTTGAAGCAAGTGGAGCATGTGCGCAATGAGCGAAAAGCACTTGCTGCGGTTGCCGGTCACCCTTTTATCACGACTCTGATCGCGTCATTTTCCGATGAACAGAGCCTATATATGCTGGTATGCAAGCCACCGCGTCTTGTGAAGAAACGACCTTCCCATGCcctttcttctgctggaCCACGTCGCCGTCGTATTTTCATTGGTACCCTCGTCTGACCTTGTTCCTACATAGCTGGACTACTGTCCCGGAGGTGAGATCTTCAGCTATCTTCGGCGTGCGCGGCGATTTAACGAGACTACCTCGAGATTCTATGCCGCCGAGATCACGCTAACGATCGAGTACCTTCATGACGTTGAGGGCATCGTTTACCGTGATCTGAAGCCGGAAAACATCCTCTTGGACGCTGACGGGCATATTAAGCTGGTCGACTTTGGATTCGCAAAGCAGATCAACGATCGCGAGACGTACACGTTATGCGGCACTCCGGAGTACCTAGCTCCTGAGGTCATCCACAACAGCGGTCATGGCCTCGCTGTGGACTGGTGGGCTCTCGGGATCCTCATCTACGAGTTTTTGGTTGGGCAGCCCCCGTTCTGGGATCAGAACCCGATGCGCATCTACGAACAGATTGTCGAGGGTCGCTTGCGTTTTCCTCCAAACATGTCGCCGGCAGCCCAGAACATCATATCATGTCTCTGCAAGACCAATCCGAGTGAGCGGCTTGGCCACATCTCAGGTGGCTCTGCGAGAGTCAAAGCGCACCCCTTCTTTGAGGACATAGATTGGGATGACTTGTTCCACCGGCGCATGAAAGGCCCCATCATCCCGCGAGTTGACCATCCCGCAGATACCGGAAACTTCGAGGACTATCCCGACGTAGACGTGAAGGGTCAGGCCATTTACACCGACGACATGAAAAAGAAATACGAAGCTTTGTTCAGCGATTTCTAAGGCAGTGATTCCAACGGGACACCAGTCCCTTCCCCCTGATACACATTCAACATGAGAATCATTGTAAAACGTCAGGATGTCCGCCACGACCTATCTACGCTTATACGGAACGCTCCTGCCACGACGTTACGAATTCTTGTACTATCGTTTTGCAACAGTTCATAAGGCCTGCAACCGCCCACCAGTCCATACCCACCAATCCATACATCTATATATAAGGAGACAGCGCAGTGCTGCCTTCATTTCTCGACTTATTGATGACACATAATCCGtccctttcttctccgcatGTGTCACGATGTACAACGCAATCTGTCCTCATTGCCTATATAATATACATCTGATGTCTCTCATTGGGACTTTGTGAACTTGCTTTGCGTGTCCATCTGTCGCATCGTCTGGGCTATATTCCTGATTTTTGGAATGTAATACCCACAGGCTCATGGAGGCGGGATGAGTGAAGATCTCAGCAGAAACTGGGCTGGTTGAATATATGGCTACAGCTACTTGCGGCATCCTGTACATGCAAACATTCCTCCAATGGTCTCTGCCATTGAATGCACCGGGGAATACAAGGACAATTCGCCCCTTCCTCTGATCACATAGTCTATTTGATATTCTGTATATGCAACGTATGATCTGTTCATGAATAGTAGAGGAACGACCAGGCAATAAGGTCGCTGACCGGAATGGATCACGGGTGGTCAATGCCATGCTATCACCCAGTCGATTTTCAAAATGGTAAGGAGAGTGCCACCGAATACATccgctcttctccttgttctAGATAGAACACATAGGCGGCCCGTAAAAGCGACAGGCAGCGCTGTTGTTTGGACCTGGTTGGAAAAACCCAAGCCACGCTTCTAGGACGAATCCGTACTTTCCAAGGCCGACATGCACGCATCCGAAATGGAATCCATATTAGATCCCACAACGGCGTCGGATTGGGCGCTTTTGAGTGACATCTCATTATTGAGAGTAGGCTCACTAAGGTGCTTTTGATGGAAAGCACTGTGTCCAGATATGATTAGTGGACTTGGTCTTTAGTAGGTATCGAAGTGACACCAGGCCCCGCGCAGGGTAAGTAGGGATCCTGACGCTTCGGTGCGAGATTCGCTCGGGCCAAGGTGCCGGGGTCTAGGTCCGCTTGTCCACAAGCCTGACAAGTCTCAGGTAAGGGTGGTTGCAACCAATGACATGATGATGCCATACAGTCGACGTTTAGAGAGCCGGATCTGTCTTCCATGATCCTGATATATAGAGTCAGCTAAGCTTGTCACTAGTGCAGCAGCATGttataaaaaaaaaaaaaaccaaacGTACCACTAAAGTCGTGTTTCACAAACGCCATGGGGTCATCCAGATCGCCCGCTCCCATCTGACCAACACCAGGACTGAAACTGGTAATTGGCAGGACCACGACGTCACCGACCTTTTTATAACCCTGTTGGTTGGTGAAATCCTCGTATGTGACGTTGTGAGTCGACCCCGGTTCGATGCTGAAGTATTCCGGGTTGTTGAAATATCGAAACACCGCGTCCGTCCAGGCAGCGGGTCCAGTGAACTCCACGATAGTCTTATccatctttccttccttcaggattccctttttcttcatTCGCAGCGCCTCCTCGGTAATGTATGCGACAATATCGCGGAGGATCGGGTGCCCAGGCTTTGCCTGGATGGTCCACTGACAAAATTGGATCCGGCGCGAATACCAGTCGTGCCAATCAGGCCGGTCGGGGTCGGCCTCTATTCCGATCACGAAACCGACCGTGGCGAGATCCAGCTCCCCAGGCAACCAGTCGACGGCGGGCTTGAGCGCGTAGGTATCGATGTCACTGTAGATGCCTCCACGCGCCAGCAGAATCAAGTACCGAAAGAAATCAGCTTTCAGGACGGGCAGTGGCATCGAATCGTATGCCTCGAACACCTCCGGGACCGAGCCGTAGAGGTACTTGACAAGATGTCGCTGAGTGTCGTCCGGAATCACTTCATGGACAAACCCCGGATGTAGTTCTGTCCAACTTGCTTCAGCGGGCCGAAGGTCTTCAGAAAACCACATGGATGCTGGCGTGTACTTCCAGGTCTGCCAGATGTACGCGGGGAATCTGTTTTCGAGATCGTAGGGGAATTGGTAACGGAGCCGTTCGCGCAAGGGCGCAGTGGGTGGTGGCTTCAACGGCTGCTGTTGTATATCATGTTTCTGATCCGTAAGATGTTCATCTGCTGCTTGACTGGTGTCGTGCGCAGTGGTTTCCGTGTTAAGAACGGCGGGTTCGGCGGAGGGTGAGGAGTGTGCGGATCGAAGGAGGACGACGAATGTAATCAAGACGACGGCCGCTATTAGCGACTTCCTGAAGGTGAGCATTGTTGCGCGCAAAGAAGAATCACAGTAGCGCGGCGGGAGTCGATTGGACAGATGAGTTGTGAAGATagatctcgatctcctccacgAAATTCTCCACAGGCTCCGCAAACGATCAATGCAGGAGCTGAGTATTCGGTTAGAGAGGAGAGAACAGATCAACTCAATTCAGTGTCGGCCAGGCATATCTGCGCCTATTATAGGACAGTATGAAATCTTGTGCGAGGGGGCTTGCGCAATGAGAATCGGTACACTCGGAGTCAACGGGAGTGGAAGAGAGTCCCGAAGGGTTTGCCACTCCCAGGGATGAATGAGGTCAGTGACACAAAGAGTTGGATACAATGTACAACTAGGCAGAAGAATATGTGCaggtcaaggaagaaaaagaaataaggGGAAAAGGGAGATGGACtagaagaaagaaaaaaaagcttGTGGAGCTGTGTAAGTAGGACAGCCGTTTAAAGATTGGCGGCGTCTGAGTTTTGGCGTGCAATAGGACCGATAAGGatcagaggatgacgacgataTGCTCGGGGGTACGCGTATTAGTGTAGCTTATTTGGATTAAGTCTTCCCTTGCACCCCTCCAATTTGTACTTTTATAGCACACAAAACACAGGAATTGAGGAAATACGGACTACACGGCCTTATATGCTCTCTTTTCTGGTCAGACATATAGAGCATTACCGCAATGGGAAGTGGATCGGCTCCCCCGCCAAAATTGCTCCCCTGCCATGACACGATGATGTCGGTCTCCTGGATCGGCAGGAGATAACGTCCTGAAGGAACTTCATGATAAGAAATTGTATAGAAAGGATGAAATTCTGATGAAGGGGTTGTATTTTTGCTTGGGGTCGACGTGAATTTGGTAAGGCGTTGGCCGTTTCCGGCGATGATCAGCTTCCGTAGTTGCTTCGCACAGAGTAGACTCTGTgtcctcttctcttcaagATTGCAGGCTCCACCGTCGACGGAGCGTTCTGGATCTTGAGATCGGACTGGACATTTTATGACTCAGATAGTTAGGTTACCTTTCGACCTTTCAGTCAGATTCTGTTCGTTTCTTAACCATCAGGTGGCGCACTGAACTATGCCTCTATGCGATGGTAATGGTGCTGATGGGTACTTCTTGGTTCTCCCAAGCCGCGTCATTACGATCCGATTGACAGGGGAGTAGCTCTGCGCTAAGCTGCAGAAAGACTTGGCTTGTTAGCATGCGTCTAGTTAAGTCCATTTGTTTGCAGGCGATTGGACAAAATACATAGTACTTTATAGAACACGAAAATGTCCTTCAAGTTCTTGAAGTCTGTGGTTGAAATACGACGATCCCCTGTTTCAAGTAGACAATGAATTCTGGTATAGGTTTCAGGCAGGTTTCGAAAGAACAACCTAATCATAACTGCCAGAATCGATTGTACATTCAATTATTCACATGGATGAGCTGCTCTGACTGGAATGCGGGGCCAGCAAACACATATTTAGAAACCCATATGCTGATACGTCATACGAGCAAATGATTATGCGATTCGTACAGCTCCCACTCACCAGGATTCATCAATGAAACGGTGGACACGTACAGCTGGACCGGAATGTGTCATAGGAGGCCAGTGTAACTGTTACCACTAACAACCATGGATTGACCTCTTGACTTAGGAACAATCCAGTCCGGATACTACATCTTAATCAGTAGGAGGTATGTTGGCTACATCATACTGCGGAGTGAGAAGTGCTTTTGCTTTCTAAGAAATCCCTACGTTGATGAATGTGTTCCGCCATCATTCTTCTCGACCAAAGATAATCATCTCCATTACTCCGTCTTATCTTAGATTTGGCGTGGATTGAAAGACTGTGAGATGTACAAGGTAGGTAAGGAAGACAAATAATGATTAATATCAACAACTTCTAGATGTGAACCACAATTGTGAAATGCAAATGTAGGACGGCTTTCTAGGGGATGGAGGAGTGTTAGATGCTTTCTATTTTACCCATAgatgtcttcctcctcaaacAAGTCTGCCGAAGTCTAAAGTATCTTTATACGTAGATGGATGGAAGCCTGTTGCATTTGCATCCATCCAATTTTTCTGTAGCCTTAAAAGCATACTTACCTTTCATCCTCAATACATGATGCTTAGCAACAGCATCCAGACGAATATCAAAACGGCCAGTATACATCTTACCTGGTGACTCTAGAGCAAGTCATTAGGTGTTCAACAGAGAAAAGCTGGCACagcagaagatggcgacaGCTGCAAGAATGAAAGCTGCGATGGTGCAGGATTCCATCAGCCACCATTAGAGTGGAGAAGCGCAAACTATGGAAGGCGACGCAGGATCGCCGTATTAGTACAGAATTAGCATAGTGAGGTTTCGGCTTCCGTCGGAACATCCGAAAGGCCACCATAAAACGTGGGAATGGCCCAGGGAATTTGTCTTTCATAAAGCTCGGGCTTTCAGGCATTGCAGGACGATATTTGCATATCTCGAACTAAAAAGAATTATAGGAACGTGGACCATTAGACTTATTTGTCTAAAGGTTAGCAAAGCAAGGGGGGAATGTGCTAACCAAGGACACCTTGCTGCCAGGAAATTTGAGTCAGAGcaaaaaggagaaaagacCAACCATAGACCTCTGTGCGATGAATGACTGGAATTGAGCTTACTAGAGGGCATGGAGCATGCTGGACACAGGAATATAACACAGGACTTATGTAAGGTCTTGATTATTATGACAGACTACTACTGGTACTGGAACTACACTAGTTTATGGATTCCCAGGATCATACCTTTGGAGTCTATCCACAAAAGCATCGCGATAAGGCTGATCAGAATCGCCAAGGTCGGCTGCTGTTTACGAGGTCGCTATAGTGGTATTTGTCATTTGGGTCAGCTAggaatacagagtactaGATGTCGAATTTGAAGGACTCGAGGACATCAAGAAGCAACGATCAAAGGATCCAATTGCAACTATTGGCCATCAATTTCGAAGTATTTTAAGACAGCGTGAAAGTTTGATTGGCTGAAAGTTGCTCATCTGAATTAAAGGCCCACTATCTGATAATCTTTGGCCAATTATACTGCTTGTCCCAATAAATGTAAAGTTGCGCGGAGCAATCTGTGATTGGCTCAAATTGAGCTCCAGTAAGGGGTACCTACCTTAGGTATCTGAGGAGGTTGAGGTACACTAAGCAGGTAGGTACCTCGTTGATTTTTATAACTCCATGTCTCTGCATGTGTTGCGGATTTCTTCATACTTGCAGGCCTCAAAATCTCTTACGTATTAACGATGGGTAGAGGGAATGGTTTCTCGTTAGGTATTTGGATACGAGAATCGGCGTCGACAACTTGAAGTCCGCCTGCAACTTGAGGGAACTTTCGACTTGGAATAGCCAATGCGTCTAGATTTCAACATTTACATGATATATCTGAGCTTGTAGGATATATCGTAAATCCAATTTGATGTTCCTTAGCTTCATGGCAGGAGAAGTCCTGGGACCTGAGAGTTTCGCACTTCGGAAAAAGGTTGAACGACCTACCTTAGTGGATAAGGTAGTGTAGGGTGTACAGGACCCTCTCAGGTATCTTGTGAAAACCACGTGCAAGTTTGAACCACTAGTAATCCATGATTTATATCGCGATTGTGATGAATTTGACTGGGCATTTGTTCTGCGTCTTGATTGGTGGATTGGCCACCTTCTGTTCCGTAGGGGCCTAAATCTAGAActgagtatggagtagtCAGTACCTGTAGGTTGGTACCTTGATCGTCCGGTCGGTCCCTGACCAGTTGGCCTTCTTGCATCCTGATTTCTGTGGTGTAGGAAAAACAAAAACTGAATTGAGTTCTGGGTGCTCTGTACCTAGAGGCCTTGTCACAGCCTCAGGAGGCAGCACAtgttcccccccccccccccaccccCCGCAAAAAAAGCACCATGGTCTGCCGTTCGGCTTTAGCGCCATAAAATCTCAAGTGGTTCAAatgatcttctcttcccatGCTTCCCTGACCATCAGATAGAGGAGTATATTTCGTTCAAGCCATGCATCGTTGATATTGTTGCCCGTTGATACTTTTACCGCTCTCTAGAACACATGTATATTCAAGGCTCGTGGGCAGGTCGATCACTGGGAAAGGATGACACGACGCCTCCTTTCCACACTTTCTACCAAGAAGGGTCAGCTCACGTCTTCAGTCTATTCTCTGCAGCCAGAGGATGAGTCACCATCGAAGCCCTGGTCGGCTCTATTTAACCCGAGACCATTAACACgaaagaaaatcatcatcctcggaaTAACAGGATTTCTGATAATAGCGATCCTTGTCGTGGTGATAACTGTTCCGATCATCCTCCTGCGTCACCGACAGCATTCTGACCACCCGAGTTATCATGACGAGTCAAACCGACCGATTTACGCCATATACAATTTTCCCGATCCTGGGATTATCCATTTCAACGGCACGTGGTATTCCTATGCAACCAATGCGGCCATAAACAATTCCGAGGTTGCGCACATTCCGGTGGCTACGTCGCAGGACCTTAAGACTTGGACGCGGTTAGATGGTTACGATGCCATGCCTACGTTGGCAGGTTGGGAAATGGGCGTGAATCACTGGGCTCCAGATGTTATTCAACGAGTATGCCACAGGGCCCTAACAATTCTTTGAGGAAGACCGTATCCTGACAGCTTAATTTCAGAATGACGGTAAATTCGTGCTGTATTACTCCGGGGAACTGAAGAACTGGAAGCGCCATCATTGCATAGGGGCCGCAGTCtcagagaaagaagacccCCTAGGACCTTACCAGCCCATGTCGGAACCTCTGGCTTGCCCCCGGGAACATGGCGGTGCCATTGACCCGTCGCCGTTTCGAGACACAGACGGAAAACTGTATGTCACGTACAAAAGCGATGGGAATAGCATTGGCCACGGTGGCGACTGTAACAATGGCAAGAAACCCATTGTCAAAGTCCCCATCATGCTTCAGGAGCTCCAAGATGACGGTATCACCCCAGTTGGGGACCCTATTGAAATTCTCAAGAACGAACAGGAAGATGGGCCTCTGGTCGAGGCGCCCAACATCATCCGGACAGACCAGGGCTATTACtaccttttcttctcttcccattGCTTCACTTCCCCGAAGTACGATGTCAAGTACGCCTACTCGACGTCTTTGAAGGGGCCGTATAAGAGGGCCGCTCGCGCCTTAGTCAGAACGGGGGACTTTGACCTGACGTCTCCGGGAGGGGCTACTGTAGCTCCTGACGGGACATTTATGATATTCCATGCCAATTGTGCACCAAAGAGATGCATGTATGTCACGGGGATAGATATAGGTGCAGACAACTTGATCACACTTAGTGGACTCGCGTGATGCTATGCTGGCCATAGCATTGAAGTAGGTACTGGAGATGATacttattttttttatttattcATTTATATTACTTTTTCGGCCCATACAAAGAGGTGGATCATAATGTGTGTGTAGTGATGGAATCCATCTTGACCAGAGAATACCTTCCGGCTGGACTTTGAAACTCAGCAAGCGGGAGCAGCGGACCTGCCAAACTGCCGACAGCCAATCAGATATTCAGCAAATGACGCCATTCGTCTCAGCGGTCTGTGGGGATCTGAGGCAGCTCTCCGCCTGCGCAATACGGAAAGTAAATGAAAGCCGCGGGCTCATGAACATTTGAACTCCGGAGGTCAGAACAATGACTTCTCCACACCCGTTCATTTGGATTCAATTTCGCCTCGAGCATTCAGCTATTGCTCGATAGTTGTCTTGCTTTGAGTTAGTCAAAAGAAAATGAGCTCTCTCCGAGGCGTGGCACGCTCAGCTCCTCGTGGTATCCAGGCTATCGGACTGTGGAGACAGAGTGAAAGTGTTGCGGCCAATTTTACTACAGCGAAAAGCCGATTTCAAATCAGCATATCGAATCGTCGCCTATTACGCTCGGCTCCTGCCCGGAAGATACAGACCGTCGCCGCCGAAAACTCTTCATCGCGAGATTCATCGAACCCGGCACTCTCATTTCCTTGTCTCGACGCTCTGGATGCGAAATCGGCGCTGCTATCGGCCCGGTCGATCGAGTCAGGTCCAGAGCCTTCATACACAACCGGACAACATGAGAACTTCCACTGTGAGGAGCCATTGCTACTAGACTGGGGTGGTGTCTTGCCAGAGTTTGACATCGCATACGAAACATGGGGTCAGTTGAACGCGGACAAGAGCAACGCTATTCTATTACATACTGGTCTGTCAGCGTCGAGTCATGCGCACAGTACCGAAGCCAACCCAAAACCGGGATGGTGGGAGAAATTCATCGGTTCTGGCAAGCCGTTGAATACGGATAAGTACTTCGTCATCTGTACAAATGTTATTGGAGGTTGTTATGGGAGCACGGGCCCGTCTTCAATCGATCCGTCCGACGGGAAGAGATACGCGACGCGGTTTCCTATCCTTACCCTGGACGACATGGTCCGAGCGCAGTTCCGTCTATTGGACTCATTGGGTATCCAGAAACTGTACGCCTCTGTTGGCTCTAGCATGGGTGGGATGCAGAGTCTTGCGGCAGGAGTGTTGTTCCCCGAGCGCATCGGAAAGATCGTGAGTATCAGTGGGTGCGCCCGGAGCCACCCGTACAGTATTGCCATGAGACACACTCAGCGCCAGGTGCTGATGATGGACCCGAAATGGAACCGTGGTTTCTACTACGACTCAATCCCACCTCATTCGGGCATGAAACTTGCCAGAGAAATCGCAACAGTCACGTACAGAAGTGGACCTGAATGGGAAAAGCGGTTCGGACGCAAGCGCGCCGACCCCAGCAAACAGCCGGCCTTGTGCCCTGACTTCCTTATTGAGACCTATCTCGATCATGCTGGCGAGAAATTCTGCCTCGAGTACGACCCAAATAGTCTGCTCTACGTCTCCAAAGCCATGGACCTGTTCGACCTCAGCCGGTCGCAGCGGGCAGAGACTGAAAAGCGCAGACGGGAGTTTGAGGCTCGTATCGCCCAAGGCGGCAAGACACTCCGCTACAACGATGCCTCGTGCAGCTTGACATTGCCCGAAAAGCCTTACGAGGAGCAACCATCTACAACCGACTCCGGCTCCTCGGCGGACGAGGCAGTCGCCACTGGCAAACAACCAGATACACCACCCGCCGATCTCGTCGCAGGTCTCGCGCCGTTGAAAAACCACCCCGTCTTGGTCATGGGTGTTGCCAGTGATATCCTCTTCCCCGCGTGGCAGCAACGTGAGATCGCCGAGACTCTTCGCGCGGCTGGAAATAAGAACGTCGAACATATCGAGCTGGGCGAGGATATCTCCTTATTCGGGCATGATACGTTCCTGCTTGACTTAAAAAATATTGGCGGTGCCGTTGAGAGGTTTTTGCGCTAATTAGCGCTTGTACAGTTTATATTTTGTTCAGCGTTGTGCGATTGTTGGCACAGTTCATGGTGAATGACACGATGCATCTGAGCGTACGTTTATTTGGTACTTTATCGGACATGCAATTTATTATTCATGTCCATCACCCTTAAAAAGTCTAGCTATGCAACCTACGATTATCGGTATCACAAATCATAGATAACAGAGAGACAATAACAAAATAATAGCACAGCCCTCAGATTAGCTCTCAGGTTCTCATTGGTTTCCAGGCTTAAGTAGAAGTGTGCGTACACATAAAGTGCCGGATACCATACAACTTTGGCTTTTggttcatcctcgtcatcgggCTGAtatcagaaaaagaaaaaagaaagacaaatGAATGTGTATTACGGTATAGAAGGGGTTGTCAAAGAACATGAAGCTGTAGGTGTTAGTCTAGATAGTAGTCTTCTAGAGTGCTTGTCACCAAGCCAATTACGGACTCGATGGTAATGATGTTGCGGTATCTATCTGTCCCCCGGCATTTCGAGGAAGACTCCGAAACCAAGTTAATGGACGTAGCTCTGGGTTTGGTAACATAGAATCATTCACTTCTCTTGTTGGCAGTTAGCAGGGCCAAAGCATCAGTAATCTCGGCTGAGACTGCGGATGGAGAAGATATCGATTGAAATTTCTGAGCAGTTATAAAGAAAAAAGTGAGCATGTTTAATGAAAAAACCCCACTGCCGGCCATATCAGATTGAAAACTACCTCAGTAATTTTCTGCCCCTCATCGGTAGGTCCGCTCAACATCGTTTCGTTATCTGCGAAACAGATGGGCAATGACACCTCGGAGTTATGCAAGGTCTGTCGTCATCGGCTCTGGAGTTGGGTCTCGGTAAATCTAGAGTCAAAGAGagaggggaaaaagaaagagaatagcGAAACAGAGCGGAAGATATACtatgaagaagagaaggagagaaaaagggaTAAGTGTAGAAACTGTGCGAGTCACAGGAACCCTGGCAGCAAAGACCCTACCTTCTCAAGTATTCTGCAGTAAAAAACAATGCCCAATCCACAACATAAGAGGaaggcatcatcatcagaaGGAACGGGTGGGTAGTATGATCGCACTGGCAGAGTCTGCTCTCGAAGTCAATACCACAAGGATGAGACGACGCCAAACTTTCGCTAATCTCTTAGATCTCTGTTCAACTCAGTCACCCACATCTA carries:
- the pkaC2 gene encoding cAMP-dependent protein kinase, with product MATGKAEPSTHSEIPSSSPPSRGVDTPLEDVQKREKQMVASFRPPHQRSVNPFVIKDRLEERQLGISTRTLCVNDFTLIKTLGTGTFARVWLAKFKDETIRRDNVYALKVLRKADVIKLKQVEHVRNERKALAAVAGHPFITTLIASFSDEQSLYMLLDYCPGGEIFSYLRRARRFNETTSRFYAAEITLTIEYLHDVEGIVYRDLKPENILLDADGHIKLVDFGFAKQINDRETYTLCGTPEYLAPEVIHNSGHGLAVDWWALGILIYEFLVGQPPFWDQNPMRIYEQIVEGRLRFPPNMSPAAQNIISCLCKTNPSERLGHISGGSARVKAHPFFEDIDWDDLFHRRMKGPIIPRVDHPADTGNFEDYPDVDVKGQAIYTDDMKKKYEALFSDF
- the och1 gene encoding glycosyltransferase family 32 protein — encoded protein: MLTFRKSLIAAVVLITFVVLLRSAHSSPSAEPAVLNTETTAHDTSQAADEHLTDQKHDIQQQPLKPPPTAPLRERLRYQFPYDLENRFPAYIWQTWKYTPASMWFSEDLRPAEASWTELHPGFVHEVIPDDTQRHLVKYLYGSVPEVFEAYDSMPLPVLKADFFRYLILLARGGIYSDIDTYALKPAVDWLPGELDLATVGFVIGIEADPDRPDWHDWYSRRIQFCQWTIQAKPGHPILRDIVAYITEEALRMKKKGILKEGKMDKTIVEFTGPAAWTDAVFRYFNNPEYFSIEPGSTHNVTYEDFTNQQGYKKVGDVVVLPITSFSPGVGQMGAGDLDDPMAFVKHDFSGSWKTDPAL
- a CDS encoding glycoside hydrolase family 43 protein; the protein is MSEPLACPREHGGAIDPSPFRDTDGKLYVTYKSDGNSIGHGGDCNNGKKPIVKVPIMLQELQDDGITPVGDPIEILKNEQEDGPLVEAPNIIRTDQGYYYLFFSSHCFTSPKYDVKYAYSTSLKGPYKRAARALVRTGDFDLTSPGGATVAPDGTFMIFHANCAPKRCMYVTGIDIGADNLITLSGLA
- a CDS encoding homoserine O-acetyltransferase family protein, coding for MSSLRGVARSAPRGIQAIGLWRQSESVAANFTTAKSRFQISISNRRLLRSAPARKIQTVAAENSSSRDSSNPALSFPCLDALDAKSALLSARSIESGPEPSYTTGQHENFHCEEPLLLDWGGVLPEFDIAYETWGQLNADKSNAILLHTGLSASSHAHSTEANPKPGWWEKFIGSGKPLNTDKYFVICTNVIGGCYGSTGPSSIDPSDGKRYATRFPILTLDDMVRAQFRLLDSLGIQKLYASVGSSMGGMQSLAAGVLFPERIGKIVSISGCARSHPYSIAMRHTQRQVLMMDPKWNRGFYYDSIPPHSGMKLAREIATVTYRSGPEWEKRFGRKRADPSKQPALCPDFLIETYLDHAGEKFCLEYDPNSLLYVSKAMDLFDLSRSQRAETEKRRREFEARIAQGGKTLRYNDASCSLTLPEKPYEEQPSTTDSGSSADEAVATGKQPDTPPADLVAGLAPLKNHPVLVMGVASDILFPAWQQREIAETLRAAGNKNVEHIELGEDISLFGHDTFLLDLKNIGGAVERFLR